The Leishmania mexicana MHOM/GT/2001/U1103 complete genome, chromosome 31 DNA segment GTACGACAGGTCTGTCTCATATGTGCATGCGCTCGCCTTCAGCGCACCGATCGCCGTTttattctttttttttaacGGTTGCTGCGCATTACACCTGCCCAcgctcttctccgtctctctcgttctcaCTCTGTATTTTAACTCTACAGTGTGTCTGACGACGCGGTAAAACAATCATGGTCTCTGTCGAGCAGGCAGAACAGATCGCGGCCGCGATCGAGGTACCGGACTGGGTCTTGACAAAGTCTGCGTCGCTCGTGTACAGCTGCTTCGGCCCCGCTGCCGATGCTTTTGAAAACAGTATCAAGATCAACTTCCCGGCGCAGCATGCGTTCGTGGAGATGTGGATGCGTGCACACTCCCACCCTTTTGCGGAGCGCCTGCCGTACCTGAATCCGTGGCACGGGATCGCCTCGATCCTGGCCTACCTCTCCTTGATTGTAATCTTGCGTCTGTTGTATTGCGTACTCGGTAAGTTCTCGTGCCGCACTCTCGGGTTGGTGCACAACCTCGGTCTCCATCTTCTCTCGTTGTACATGAGCCTTGGTCTCATGatcagcgcgcgcgccgcaggGTACTCGCTCTGGAACAACGCAGCCGGCACCTCCCCGGCCGAGTGGCGCATTGCGAAGCTCATCTGGCTCTTCTATGTCTCGAAGGTGCTGGAATGGATGGACACGGTAATAATGTTGTTAAAGCAGAACTACCACCAGGTCACCTTCCTGCACGTGTATCACCACACGACGGTTTTTGTGCTGTGG contains these protein-coding regions:
- a CDS encoding long chain polyunsaturated fatty acid elongation enzyme-like protein → MVSVEQAEQIAAAIEVPDWVLTKSASLVYSCFGPAADAFENSIKINFPAQHAFVEMWMRAHSHPFAERLPYLNPWHGIASILAYLSLIVILRLLYCVLGKFSCRTLGLVHNLGLHLLSLYMSLGLMISARAAGYSLWNNAAGTSPAEWRIAKLIWLFYVSKVLEWMDTVIMLLKQNYHQVTFLHVYHHTTVFVLWWMASLVAPGGESYYSAMVNSGVHVCMYGYYFLTLLFPSGIVRDVLSKFKFVITKGQMWQFVFNCLQSGYDLVWVPREELKYSTVLLQILFWYMISLLTLFGNFLVKNKKSSHRRRIDAATASAAKENTAAKSYGDGTDGTRVKVGMTNMQLEKLKNDQAAELKRLMRKKGNGSGQKASLEARAGSR